The Nocardioides pantholopis genome window below encodes:
- a CDS encoding helix-turn-helix transcriptional regulator: protein MAYTSGTLVGRDTELAALAGLIGVGSTTPGGAVLLSGDAGVGKTRLLTELRDRAVAEGWQVHAGHCLDFGDSALPYLPFSEVLSRLATALPQVVEKVAAAQPALARLQPGRRVLGSQDREGAAIDRGDLLQAVHDLLEQAAEHAPLLLVIEDTHWADPSTRDLLSFLFSRSFFGPVAVVATYRSDDLHRRHPLRAKVAEWSRLRGVDRLALAPLPDDAVRALVAELAADGTSAAEIAELAERIVPRAEGNAFFVEELTSAASGPERWVPADLADVLLVRLDRLDDTARQVVRTASVSGRRVRHDMLTATSGLDAGALEEGLRAAVESNVLVADRGGYAFRHALLGEAVYDDLLPGERVRLHTLFTAALRDGVARGTAAELARHARLALDLDTALSASVRAGREALEVGGPDEAAYHFQQALELVADPRRRIDSELDVSKLVVQAAEALTASGDPERAAAVIREQLERMPDATDAERSRMLAAQANALYITETDVDPSAVSAQAVTLAPAGESALRARTLATHARILAAVGRYDEAESVGMDALALAERLDLAEHVSDVITTLSGLKKSGPVDGLRSALRDAVAHAEQTGAVAAELRGRFLLGRSYEDWADFDEAERWFRAAIARAESAGLPWAPYGFESRWQLAWVQLVRGDWDAVLTLASTADPHPPPIPAAMLDSLRLMVLQARGEDVAAPARALRRFWEREGAVVIHAAAVQIVAAARAEDADGVLAVYDDAVTVLGRIWQEWFSARVRLAALAAGALADLVPRMSAAERERHLARAERLHEDGRTVLQRYADPSGHWGPEGRAWMRRLEAEVLRMRWLAGTAPAQDELLAAWRAALAAAEEFGHVYETAQVRAVLAAILRAGGDLTGSREQSDLARASARRLGAAPLLERLRALGSTPVRAESRPDSLTARETEILTLVAQGRSNGEIARQLFISAKTVSVHVSNILGKLGAAGRTEAAAIGRRRGLVE from the coding sequence GTGGCGTACACCAGCGGGACCCTCGTCGGCCGGGACACGGAGCTGGCCGCGCTCGCCGGCCTGATCGGGGTCGGGTCGACCACCCCGGGCGGCGCCGTCCTGCTCTCCGGCGACGCCGGCGTGGGCAAGACCCGGCTGCTGACCGAGCTGCGCGACCGCGCCGTCGCCGAGGGTTGGCAGGTGCACGCCGGGCACTGCCTGGACTTCGGCGACAGCGCGCTGCCCTACCTCCCGTTCTCCGAGGTGCTCAGCCGGCTGGCGACCGCGCTGCCGCAGGTCGTCGAGAAGGTCGCCGCCGCCCAGCCGGCGCTGGCCCGGCTGCAGCCGGGTCGCCGGGTGCTCGGCTCCCAGGACCGCGAGGGCGCCGCGATCGACCGCGGCGACCTGCTCCAGGCCGTCCACGACCTGCTGGAGCAGGCCGCCGAGCACGCGCCGCTCCTGCTCGTCATCGAGGACACCCACTGGGCCGACCCCTCCACCCGCGACCTGCTCAGCTTCCTGTTCTCCCGGTCGTTCTTCGGCCCGGTGGCAGTGGTCGCGACCTACCGCTCCGACGACCTGCACCGCCGGCACCCGCTGCGTGCCAAGGTCGCCGAGTGGTCCCGGCTGCGGGGCGTGGACCGGCTGGCCCTGGCTCCGCTGCCGGACGACGCCGTGCGGGCCCTGGTCGCCGAGCTCGCCGCGGACGGCACCTCCGCGGCCGAGATCGCCGAGCTCGCCGAGCGGATCGTGCCGCGCGCCGAGGGCAACGCGTTCTTCGTCGAGGAGCTCACCAGTGCCGCCTCGGGCCCCGAGCGCTGGGTCCCGGCCGACCTCGCGGACGTGCTCCTGGTCCGGCTGGACCGGCTCGACGACACCGCGCGCCAGGTGGTCCGCACCGCGAGCGTCAGCGGCCGCCGGGTCCGCCACGACATGCTCACGGCCACCAGCGGGCTGGACGCCGGCGCCCTCGAGGAGGGCCTGCGGGCCGCGGTGGAGAGCAACGTCCTGGTCGCGGACCGCGGCGGCTACGCCTTCCGCCACGCGCTGCTCGGCGAGGCGGTGTACGACGACCTGCTGCCCGGGGAGCGGGTCCGGCTGCACACGCTCTTCACGGCCGCGCTGCGCGACGGCGTCGCCCGGGGCACCGCCGCCGAGCTGGCCCGGCACGCCCGGCTGGCCCTGGACCTCGACACCGCGCTGTCGGCGAGCGTGCGCGCCGGCCGGGAGGCGCTCGAGGTCGGCGGCCCGGACGAGGCGGCGTACCACTTCCAGCAGGCGCTGGAGCTGGTCGCGGACCCCCGGCGCCGCATCGACTCCGAGCTCGACGTCTCCAAGCTCGTGGTGCAGGCAGCGGAGGCCCTGACCGCGAGCGGGGACCCCGAGCGGGCGGCCGCGGTGATCCGCGAGCAGCTGGAGCGGATGCCGGACGCGACCGACGCCGAGCGCTCCCGGATGCTGGCCGCCCAGGCCAACGCGCTCTACATCACCGAGACCGACGTGGACCCCTCCGCGGTATCGGCGCAGGCGGTGACCCTGGCCCCGGCGGGCGAGAGCGCGCTGCGGGCCCGCACCCTCGCGACCCACGCCCGGATCCTGGCGGCGGTCGGGCGCTACGACGAGGCGGAGTCGGTCGGCATGGACGCGCTCGCGCTGGCCGAGCGCCTCGACCTCGCCGAGCACGTCTCGGACGTGATCACCACCCTCAGCGGGCTGAAGAAGTCCGGGCCGGTCGACGGGCTGCGCTCGGCGCTGCGCGACGCGGTCGCCCACGCCGAGCAGACCGGCGCGGTCGCCGCGGAGCTGCGCGGACGGTTCCTGCTGGGGCGCTCCTACGAGGACTGGGCGGACTTCGACGAGGCGGAGCGCTGGTTCCGTGCCGCCATCGCCCGGGCCGAGAGCGCCGGCCTGCCGTGGGCGCCGTACGGCTTCGAGTCCCGCTGGCAGCTGGCCTGGGTGCAGCTGGTCCGCGGCGACTGGGACGCCGTGCTGACGCTCGCCTCGACCGCAGACCCGCACCCGCCGCCGATCCCCGCGGCGATGCTCGACTCGCTGCGGCTGATGGTCCTCCAGGCCCGGGGCGAGGACGTCGCAGCACCGGCCCGGGCGCTGCGCCGGTTCTGGGAGCGGGAGGGCGCGGTCGTCATCCACGCCGCCGCCGTGCAGATCGTCGCGGCCGCCCGCGCCGAGGACGCCGACGGCGTGCTGGCGGTCTACGACGACGCGGTCACGGTCCTGGGGCGGATCTGGCAGGAGTGGTTCAGCGCCCGGGTCCGGCTCGCTGCGCTCGCGGCCGGCGCGCTCGCCGACCTGGTGCCGCGGATGAGCGCCGCCGAGCGGGAGCGGCACCTCGCCCGGGCCGAGCGCCTGCACGAGGACGGCCGGACGGTGCTGCAGCGCTACGCCGACCCGTCCGGGCACTGGGGGCCGGAGGGCCGGGCCTGGATGCGGCGCCTGGAGGCCGAGGTGCTGCGGATGCGCTGGCTGGCCGGCACCGCGCCGGCCCAGGACGAGCTCCTCGCCGCCTGGCGCGCCGCGCTGGCCGCCGCCGAGGAGTTCGGGCACGTCTACGAGACCGCCCAGGTCCGCGCCGTCCTGGCCGCCATCCTCCGTGCCGGTGGCGACCTCACCGGCTCTCGGGAGCAGTCCGACCTGGCCCGAGCCAGCGCCCGGCGGCTCGGTGCCGCCCCGCTGCTGGAGCGGCTGCGCGCCCTCGGCAGCACACCGGTCCGCGCCGAGTCCCGGCCCGACTCGCTCACCGCCCGGGAGACCGAGATCCTCACGCTGGTCGCCCAGGGACGCTCCAACGGCGAGATCGCCCGGCAGCTGTTCATCAGCGCCAAGACCGTCTCGGTGCACGTCTCGAACATCCTCGGCAAGCTCGGCGCCGCCGGGCGCACCGAGGCGGCGGCGATCGGCCGCCGGCGCGGGCTGGTGGAGTAG